A genomic stretch from Lepisosteus oculatus isolate fLepOcu1 chromosome 7, fLepOcu1.hap2, whole genome shotgun sequence includes:
- the mapk11 gene encoding mitogen-activated protein kinase 11 isoform X3, whose translation MMFFILRGVMYVEGAAISSTTEVQDPCGRRVAPFNTSSPRTQHSGWSSAYDVHLRQKVAVKKLSRPFQSLIHSRRSYRELRLLKHMKHENVIGLLDVFSPATSLEDFNEVYLVTNLMGADLNNIVKFQRLSDEHVQFLIYQLLRGLKDLKPSNVAVNEDCELRILDFGLARQTDDEMTGYVATRWYRAPEIMLNWMHYNQTVDIWSVGCIMGELIKGKVLFPGNDYIDQLKRIMEVVGTPSPELLKKISSEHAQKYIQSLPYMPQQDLEKIFRGANPLAIDLLKRMLVLDCDGRVTAAEALAHPYFAQYHDPDDEPAALPYDQSAESTERTLEEWKELVFEEMNSFKPPSSKMDSLQVEQ comes from the exons ATGATGTTCTTCATCCTAAGGGGGGTGATGTATGTAGAGGGGGCAGCCATCTCTTCCACCACTGAAGTACAGGACCCATGTGGGCGACGCGTGGCGCCGTTCAACACCAGCAGCCCCAGGACACAGCACAGCGGGTGGAG CTCGGCGTACGACGTGCACCTGCGTCAGAAAGTGGCCGTGAAGAAGCTGTCCCGGCCGTTCCAGTCCCTGATCCACAGCCGGCGCTCCTACAGAGAGCTCCGCCTGCTCAAGCACATGAAGCACGAGAAC GTGATCGGGCTGCTGGATGTCTTCTCTCCAGCCACGTCTCTTGAGGATTTCAATGAAGT TTACCTGGTGACCAATCTGATGGGTGCTGATCTCAACAATATTGTCAAGTTCCAACGGCTGTCTGACGAGCATGTGCAGTTCCTCATCTACCAGCTGCTCCGTGGGCTCAAA GACCTGAAGCCCAGCAATGTGGCTGTGAACGAAGACTGCGAGCTGAGG ATCCTGGACTTTGGCCTGGCCAGGCAGACAGACGATGAAATGACCGGGTACGTGGCGACTCGCTGGTACAGGGCGCCAGAGATCATGCTAAACTGGATGCACTACAACCAGACGG tggaTATCTGGTCAGTGGGCTGCATCATGGGAGAGCTCATCAAGGGGAAGGTGCTGTTTCCTGGCAACGACT ACATTGACCAGCTGAAAAGGATCATGGAAGTTGTGGGCACGCCCAGTCCAGAGCTGCTGAAGAAGATCTCCTCCGAGCAT GCGCAGAAGTATATCCAGTCTTTGCCCTACATGCCCCAGCAAGACCTGGAGAAGATATTCCGCGGAGCAAACCCACtgg CCATCGACCTGCTGAAGCGCATGCTGGTGCTGGACTGTGACGGCCGGGTGACGGCGGCCGAGGCGCTGGCGCACCCCTACTTCGCCCAGTACCACGACCCCGACGACGAGCCCGCGGCCCTGCCCTACGACCAGAGCGCCGAGAGCACGGAGCGCACGCTGGAGGAGTGGAAGG AGTTAGTGTTTGAGGAGATGAACAGCTTCAAGCCACCCAGCAGTAAGATGGACAGCCTGCAGGTGGAGCAGTGa
- the LOC102696128 gene encoding C-type mannose receptor 2-like codes for MQPPELPFLLPEKGVIKIYKVNYGRTSSSVCSQNQAASVLAKTDCLSNQFTYVNQSKPDTVPVVYRSCGNKIICTVTVKNFADPCGGTYKYLETSYACVYDYDLYYIPEKKTWDEALGLCRKNYSDLLYIAQPDVLRQVNTLFGAASGEVFPEGGVWIGLQRSVSQGYLDWHWANGTSVEFNMWDSGFPTDPLFQHCVRLDYNSTGHMVWNAACCEEQLPFICQD; via the exons ATGCAACCCCCAGAGTTGCCTTTCCTGCTCCCAG AGAAGGGTGTCATTAAGATCTACAAGGTCAACTATGGGCGCACCAGTTCCTCTGTCTGCAGTCAAAATCAAGCTGCTTCAGTGCTGGCCAAGACCGATTGTCTCTCCAACCAATTCACCTATGTCAATCAGAG CAAACCTGACACTGTCCCTGTTGTCTATCGTAGTTGTGGCAACAAAATCATCTGCACGGTGACAGTCAAGAACTTTGCTGACCCCTGCGGTGGCACCTACAAATACCTGGAGACGTCCTACGCCTGCGTATATGACT ATGACCTGTattacatccctgaaaaaaagacTTGGGACGAAGCTCTGGGACTCTGTAGGAAGAATTACTCGGACCTGCTGTACATCGCTCAGCCGGACGTGCTCAGACAAGTCAACACGCTGTTCGGAGCGGCGTCTGGCGAGGTCTTCCCTGAGGGGGGCGTGTGGATCGGGCTGCAGCGGAGTGTGAGCCAGGGTTACCTGGACTGGCACTGGGCAAATGGCACTTCAGTCGAGTTCAATATGTGGGACAGTGGCTTTCCCACAGACCCCCTGTTCCAACACTGCGTCAGGCTGGACTACAACAGTACAGGGCACATGGTGTGGAACGCTGCCTGCTGTGAAGAACAGCTGCCTTTCATCTGCCAG GATTAA
- the mapk11 gene encoding mitogen-activated protein kinase 11 isoform X1, which yields MMFFILRGVMYVEGAAISSTTEVQDPCGRRVAPFNTSSPRTQHSGWSSAYDVHLRQKVAVKKLSRPFQSLIHSRRSYRELRLLKHMKHENVIGLLDVFSPATSLEDFNEVYLVTNLMGADLNNIVKFQRLSDEHVQFLIYQLLRGLKYIHSAGLIHRDLKPSNVAVNEDCELRILDFGLARQTDDEMTGYVATRWYRAPEIMLNWMHYNQTVDIWSVGCIMGELIKGKVLFPGNDYIDQLKRIMEVVGTPSPELLKKISSEHAQKYIQSLPYMPQQDLEKIFRGANPLAIDLLKRMLVLDCDGRVTAAEALAHPYFAQYHDPDDEPAALPYDQSAESTERTLEEWKELVFEEMNSFKPPSSKMDSLQVEQ from the exons ATGATGTTCTTCATCCTAAGGGGGGTGATGTATGTAGAGGGGGCAGCCATCTCTTCCACCACTGAAGTACAGGACCCATGTGGGCGACGCGTGGCGCCGTTCAACACCAGCAGCCCCAGGACACAGCACAGCGGGTGGAG CTCGGCGTACGACGTGCACCTGCGTCAGAAAGTGGCCGTGAAGAAGCTGTCCCGGCCGTTCCAGTCCCTGATCCACAGCCGGCGCTCCTACAGAGAGCTCCGCCTGCTCAAGCACATGAAGCACGAGAAC GTGATCGGGCTGCTGGATGTCTTCTCTCCAGCCACGTCTCTTGAGGATTTCAATGAAGT TTACCTGGTGACCAATCTGATGGGTGCTGATCTCAACAATATTGTCAAGTTCCAACGGCTGTCTGACGAGCATGTGCAGTTCCTCATCTACCAGCTGCTCCGTGGGCTCAAA tataTCCACTCAGCCGGCCTTATTCACAGG GACCTGAAGCCCAGCAATGTGGCTGTGAACGAAGACTGCGAGCTGAGG ATCCTGGACTTTGGCCTGGCCAGGCAGACAGACGATGAAATGACCGGGTACGTGGCGACTCGCTGGTACAGGGCGCCAGAGATCATGCTAAACTGGATGCACTACAACCAGACGG tggaTATCTGGTCAGTGGGCTGCATCATGGGAGAGCTCATCAAGGGGAAGGTGCTGTTTCCTGGCAACGACT ACATTGACCAGCTGAAAAGGATCATGGAAGTTGTGGGCACGCCCAGTCCAGAGCTGCTGAAGAAGATCTCCTCCGAGCAT GCGCAGAAGTATATCCAGTCTTTGCCCTACATGCCCCAGCAAGACCTGGAGAAGATATTCCGCGGAGCAAACCCACtgg CCATCGACCTGCTGAAGCGCATGCTGGTGCTGGACTGTGACGGCCGGGTGACGGCGGCCGAGGCGCTGGCGCACCCCTACTTCGCCCAGTACCACGACCCCGACGACGAGCCCGCGGCCCTGCCCTACGACCAGAGCGCCGAGAGCACGGAGCGCACGCTGGAGGAGTGGAAGG AGTTAGTGTTTGAGGAGATGAACAGCTTCAAGCCACCCAGCAGTAAGATGGACAGCCTGCAGGTGGAGCAGTGa
- the mapk11 gene encoding mitogen-activated protein kinase 11 isoform X4 — translation MTARPGFYRQELNKTVWEVPERYQNLTPVGSGAYGSVCSAYDVHLRQKVAVKKLSRPFQSLIHSRRSYRELRLLKHMKHENVIGLLDVFSPATSLEDFNEVYLVTNLMGADLNNIVKFQRLSDEHVQFLIYQLLRGLKDLKPSNVAVNEDCELRILDFGLARQTDDEMTGYVATRWYRAPEIMLNWMHYNQTVDIWSVGCIMGELIKGKVLFPGNDYIDQLKRIMEVVGTPSPELLKKISSEHAQKYIQSLPYMPQQDLEKIFRGANPLAIDLLKRMLVLDCDGRVTAAEALAHPYFAQYHDPDDEPAALPYDQSAESTERTLEEWKELVFEEMNSFKPPSSKMDSLQVEQ, via the exons ATGACCGCAAGACCCGGCTTCTACAGGCAGGAGCTCAACAAGACCGTATGGGAAGTCCCAGAGCGGTACCAGAACCTCACGCCCGTGGGCTCGGGGGCCTACGGTTCGGTATG CTCGGCGTACGACGTGCACCTGCGTCAGAAAGTGGCCGTGAAGAAGCTGTCCCGGCCGTTCCAGTCCCTGATCCACAGCCGGCGCTCCTACAGAGAGCTCCGCCTGCTCAAGCACATGAAGCACGAGAAC GTGATCGGGCTGCTGGATGTCTTCTCTCCAGCCACGTCTCTTGAGGATTTCAATGAAGT TTACCTGGTGACCAATCTGATGGGTGCTGATCTCAACAATATTGTCAAGTTCCAACGGCTGTCTGACGAGCATGTGCAGTTCCTCATCTACCAGCTGCTCCGTGGGCTCAAA GACCTGAAGCCCAGCAATGTGGCTGTGAACGAAGACTGCGAGCTGAGG ATCCTGGACTTTGGCCTGGCCAGGCAGACAGACGATGAAATGACCGGGTACGTGGCGACTCGCTGGTACAGGGCGCCAGAGATCATGCTAAACTGGATGCACTACAACCAGACGG tggaTATCTGGTCAGTGGGCTGCATCATGGGAGAGCTCATCAAGGGGAAGGTGCTGTTTCCTGGCAACGACT ACATTGACCAGCTGAAAAGGATCATGGAAGTTGTGGGCACGCCCAGTCCAGAGCTGCTGAAGAAGATCTCCTCCGAGCAT GCGCAGAAGTATATCCAGTCTTTGCCCTACATGCCCCAGCAAGACCTGGAGAAGATATTCCGCGGAGCAAACCCACtgg CCATCGACCTGCTGAAGCGCATGCTGGTGCTGGACTGTGACGGCCGGGTGACGGCGGCCGAGGCGCTGGCGCACCCCTACTTCGCCCAGTACCACGACCCCGACGACGAGCCCGCGGCCCTGCCCTACGACCAGAGCGCCGAGAGCACGGAGCGCACGCTGGAGGAGTGGAAGG AGTTAGTGTTTGAGGAGATGAACAGCTTCAAGCCACCCAGCAGTAAGATGGACAGCCTGCAGGTGGAGCAGTGa
- the mapk11 gene encoding mitogen-activated protein kinase 11 isoform X2, with product MTARPGFYRQELNKTVWEVPERYQNLTPVGSGAYGSVCSAYDVHLRQKVAVKKLSRPFQSLIHSRRSYRELRLLKHMKHENVIGLLDVFSPATSLEDFNEVYLVTNLMGADLNNIVKFQRLSDEHVQFLIYQLLRGLKYIHSAGLIHRDLKPSNVAVNEDCELRILDFGLARQTDDEMTGYVATRWYRAPEIMLNWMHYNQTVDIWSVGCIMGELIKGKVLFPGNDYIDQLKRIMEVVGTPSPELLKKISSEHAQKYIQSLPYMPQQDLEKIFRGANPLAIDLLKRMLVLDCDGRVTAAEALAHPYFAQYHDPDDEPAALPYDQSAESTERTLEEWKELVFEEMNSFKPPSSKMDSLQVEQ from the exons ATGACCGCAAGACCCGGCTTCTACAGGCAGGAGCTCAACAAGACCGTATGGGAAGTCCCAGAGCGGTACCAGAACCTCACGCCCGTGGGCTCGGGGGCCTACGGTTCGGTATG CTCGGCGTACGACGTGCACCTGCGTCAGAAAGTGGCCGTGAAGAAGCTGTCCCGGCCGTTCCAGTCCCTGATCCACAGCCGGCGCTCCTACAGAGAGCTCCGCCTGCTCAAGCACATGAAGCACGAGAAC GTGATCGGGCTGCTGGATGTCTTCTCTCCAGCCACGTCTCTTGAGGATTTCAATGAAGT TTACCTGGTGACCAATCTGATGGGTGCTGATCTCAACAATATTGTCAAGTTCCAACGGCTGTCTGACGAGCATGTGCAGTTCCTCATCTACCAGCTGCTCCGTGGGCTCAAA tataTCCACTCAGCCGGCCTTATTCACAGG GACCTGAAGCCCAGCAATGTGGCTGTGAACGAAGACTGCGAGCTGAGG ATCCTGGACTTTGGCCTGGCCAGGCAGACAGACGATGAAATGACCGGGTACGTGGCGACTCGCTGGTACAGGGCGCCAGAGATCATGCTAAACTGGATGCACTACAACCAGACGG tggaTATCTGGTCAGTGGGCTGCATCATGGGAGAGCTCATCAAGGGGAAGGTGCTGTTTCCTGGCAACGACT ACATTGACCAGCTGAAAAGGATCATGGAAGTTGTGGGCACGCCCAGTCCAGAGCTGCTGAAGAAGATCTCCTCCGAGCAT GCGCAGAAGTATATCCAGTCTTTGCCCTACATGCCCCAGCAAGACCTGGAGAAGATATTCCGCGGAGCAAACCCACtgg CCATCGACCTGCTGAAGCGCATGCTGGTGCTGGACTGTGACGGCCGGGTGACGGCGGCCGAGGCGCTGGCGCACCCCTACTTCGCCCAGTACCACGACCCCGACGACGAGCCCGCGGCCCTGCCCTACGACCAGAGCGCCGAGAGCACGGAGCGCACGCTGGAGGAGTGGAAGG AGTTAGTGTTTGAGGAGATGAACAGCTTCAAGCCACCCAGCAGTAAGATGGACAGCCTGCAGGTGGAGCAGTGa